In Colletotrichum higginsianum IMI 349063 chromosome 1, whole genome shotgun sequence, the DNA window GCATCAAACGGCCCAGGTACCGGAACTGCGAGATGCTCAAGTCGGCCACGCGGGCGGCTTGCTGCCCCTCTCGTCCAgagatgccgacgccgacactGGCGGTCATGATCATGGCCACGTCGTTGGCTCCGTCGCCGATGGCCAGCGTGAGGGGCTTTCTCGGCCGCTTGAACCAGCCGAGGCAAGCGGAGAGGAAGGACGGCTTGGCATCGGTTGGGGGACCATCGGtgacgatggtgatgagAAGCGCCTTCTGAGAGGGTGAAGCGCGGCAGCAGATGACCGAGTCGAGGGCGGGAACGAGTGCGTAGAAAAGCTGACGGACCCGCTGTGATGAGCTCTGCTCGATCTCACCCAGCGTCTTTCCATCAACCACAAGGGCGGTGtggacggcggtggtggtccCCGAGCAGTCCGTGTCTTCTTCAGCCGCCTCGATCTTCTTCATGGCGTTGCTCAGCTGGAGCTCCAGGTCTCCCTCGTCCACATCCAGGATGCTCATCGAGGAGTCGGGCCCGCATATCTGAGTCGAGTGGGCAATGTTGATGGCCGTCTCCCGCTTGTCGCCGGTGAGCATGCAGATCTTGATGTTGGCACGACGAAGCTTCTGGATCGTTTCGGGGACCCCTTCCTGCAGCTTGTCCTCGACCGCGGAGGCtccgaggagatggagagagtGCTCAATCATCTCGCCGACCTCTTCGATGCGCTCCTGGCGTTGGGTGAGGCTGGTCTCCGCCTCGACAAAGAGCCTCTTCCATTCTTCGTACTCCCCGGCCGTGAGGACCTTGTCTGCGTAGATGAGCGTGCGCAGTCCTTCGGCCGCAAAGTCATCGACGTGTTTGTAGCATTGCTGGATATCGTCTTCGGCGCTCCGAGGGGCAAAACTGTCGATGGGTTCGCTTGGGCCGGTTCGTGATGCTTGTTGAGCCTGGAGGAGCATACCGTCTTCGGAACCATATTCGTCAGCATACCCGAGATTGTTTCCATCACTCCCAGCTGAGTAGGTACTGGAGCGAGCAGGAATATACGGTGCCCCGTTGTTACCTTGTCGATGCCCGTCTGCCCCGCCGGGAGAGAATGAGCTGGTGGCTTGTCGGTAGGCCGGATCCGACGAGTTCCGCACAAGGCGCGGAAGCAGTATGCTGTCTGCGCCCTTGCAAATAAGCCAGAGGCTGCCATCCGGGCACTGGACAATGATCGTCATTCTCTTGCGCTGACTGCTGAACTCGATCACATCCAAGATTCGGTAAACCTCAGTGGTCACGCTGCCGTTTCGACCAGGGGTCTGAACCGTGACTGACTGGGAGGACCGCTGTGTGACGACGAAACCCATGTCGTTTGCCGCCTTGGCCAGGGCAACTTCGTCAGGCGAGGAGCCTTCGTATTGAATGCGGCCCTCTGCGTCGGTCTCTGGGAGGCAAGTGTGGCAGAGTGCCATGGCGAGAAGAAATCGGGATACGCTGATTGTGGAAGGAGAAGTAGGTTCGGTTTGCATGTGGTTTCTCATGTCATCAGTGGTGAAGCCTGCGCCCTGGCTTTGGAACACAGAAGCTTCTGCCTCCCCCAAGTCCTTCAGGTGAAGCCAGCTGATTCCGGCCACGCTGAGTCGGCGAAGGTTCATGATGTTCTCGGTGAGAGTGCCCGTCTTGTCGGTGAAGACGTAGCCGATCTGGCCCAGATCATCGaggttgttggtgttgttgacTCCGGCTGGTGTGTCTGATGGTTCGTGATAGATGGATAGATCGCTCATGACGAGCGAGGCTTGTAAGAGCTTGGACGCCTCAAGGCCTATGTAGAGGGACAGAGGGATGACTTGGTTGAACATGATGATGAAGCCGAAGAAGATTTCCTGGAAGGGCACCGAACCACCCGAAAGATACCACGCCTTGGACTCGGTGGAGCTTTGCCAGGAGAAGTATCCGCCCGTCAAGGCTGACGATATGACCAAAACGTACAACGCAAGGCAGATGACGATGTTGTTAGTCATGGTCTCGAGCGCGGGTCTCTTTGGTTTCATCGTCTGCTTCGAGTTCATCCTGATCTTGCATTCCTCGCCGGTATTGACGACCATGCCGATGACTGTGGAGGTGTTGCGAATGGTGGAACCGCGATAGAGGACCTCGTCGGTCTTCATAGACAATGTGCTACCATTGGCCGTGACAGTGCTGTCGAAGCGATAGAGATCCGCGTTGGGTTGCTCGATGACGAAGTCGGCATGGCACTCGGCAATGCCTTGGATCGTGCTGCAGTGGGAAAGGTTGGCTGGGGACTGCTTGGGCTTAAGATTcgtctcgccgtcgagggccaTGGTGTCGACGTAAGCAAGTCCGTTCTCGCCGCTGGCGTACAGGAGAACAAGATCTGCCGGGACGTCCTCGTTGCGGGAAAGCTTGACCACATCTCCCACACTGATATCTTCCCACGGCTTTGTGACCCAGTCCCAGCCTCCGGCGCCAGATCCCTCGCCTCGGAGAACGGAAGCCGGGCGACTGTtttcggcggcgtcggcgcggtATCTCTTCCAATCGTAGTATGCTTCTTTCCCCATAAtcaagaagatgaagatggtcAGAGGAATGATTTGTGTGAATTTGCCGGTCGTGCTCAGTCCGGGAATGAGCTGCAAGATGGCAACTGTCATCAAATAGGCGTGGGCTAGGCGAGTAAGCTGGTAAGCGAGCTGGCGAGGTATGAAATCCCAGAATGTGTATCGGGTAGTGCGGATTGCGTTGGATACGTAAGGCCCGTTACGTCGTTCGTCCACCAACGGACCTCGGTCTCCCAGTCGGAGAGGAATATTACGGCCTTTGGGAACCAGGTCTGCAGGTGGTTGGCGCCGCAAGACGCGGTTGAGGAAGCCATTCGGCCAGCGACTCTGTGTCATTTTCGAGACCCGGGCACAAGCTTCATGGGCTGGAGGTTGCGAAAAAATCGGAAAAGAATGAAATTAACAATAAAAAGAGCTcaaaggaggagggcgtgCAGGGCGTTGTGGATGGTGAAGGGCGAGTGTGTGAATCAAACCAACCTCAGACTCAACATCTCCCGTTCCATCTTTAATGTGTCTTGATTGTGCTTACAGTAACCATTTAGTATAGCATCCTAAAACACCGGGAAATTGCTCATCGAGGGCTGTGCCGGTCAGAAAAGACTATCAGAGTTTGCCAAGGACCTCTGGATGGCAGTGTAGTTCATCTGTAACATCCCGTACGATAACGAAAACGAGAACGATATACGACAAACGACAAACGAGCCCGCCCGCCGGCGGGCGGTTGTGTGGCTACTAGGTTGCTGACACGAACGAACGAAGGAACCCACGTACGACTGGGCTTAGCCGTGCCAAGCTAAAACTTAACTTTGTGCCAAGTGTTATTGACGTATTAGGATGCATCGCGCGAATCATACGTTCTTTTATCATACTATAACTAATTGTGACGGAAATGCGCAGTGTTCAGGCGCGTTTTCCTTGGTCTGTCAATGAAGCAACCGATTTAATACACCTGCCAGCCCAAGAGCATTCATTACCTCTCTTTTTCCACGTTCGATCGAGTTTGGCATTGCCCACATAGCCACTGTTAACCCGACCGACTTCTATCAGAGTTGTCATTACGCTGGCGGAACGCATGTCCGATGGCTATTTACCCGTTTCAGAAGAAGAaccccgaggaggaggtggtggagCTGAGTGAAAGGCCTTCGCGTAGGCCCAAAGATACCCCCTTGAATCAGCAGCGAATGAAAGCATGGCAGTATGTTCCGCGATTATCAATCCCTAGCTAAACACGAGGCGCACATCTAACCACCAGTAGACCGATATTCTCTCCCAAGACATCAATCAAGACATTTCTAGCTGTTGGTATTGTGTGCTTGGCTATTGGAGCATTCTGGATTGTGCAAAACAAAAAGGTTCGTGGGCAAATGCTGCGTCTCACACACTTCAGCCATCCCGCTAACTGTCCCCTTCGCCCGGTACCTTAGATCCGGGAAGTCCGCTTCGACTACACGAGATGTCACGAGATCGACTTGTACGACGAACCCGAACTCATGCCGAGCGAGAACACGTATAGACACTTCAAAGCTTCCTCGACTGGTCATCCCTTGACGCAGTGGAAACGAAGCAATCAGTCGCTCACGTTTGATGGGATAACCAAGAATTATACCATGTGCACAATCGACTTCTTTCTCCCCGACGATCTCCAGCCTCCAGTCCTCTTCTACTACCACTTGACCGAATTCCACCAGAATCATCGGAAATACGTCACTTCCCTGGATGGGTCACAACTGAAAGGCAAAAGCGTCAGCCGAGGATCTGTCAAGGATTCATGTTTCCCAGTCACGTCGAGCCGAAGAGATGGTGGAGAGGAGAAAGTCATCTACCCTTGCGGCGCGATAGCCAACTCCATCTTCAACGACACTTTTGCGGATCCTCAGCGGCTTCTCGGCCCGGACGCAGACCAACCTGTCCCATACGCCATGTCAAGAACCGGCATCGCCTCAGACCTGGACAAGGAGCTCTACAGGCCGACAACGTACCCGGTTCCCCCCGGACCAGGTGACAACGACAGCGCTGTCATAGTGCCGCCTCCCAACTGGGCGGAGAGGTTCCCGAGAGGCTACCACTCCGGAAACATGTTCAACCCGGCAGAGGACGAGGCATTCATGGTCTGGATGCGCACGGCCGCGTCGCCCTCTTTTGCAAAGCTGGCCATGCGGAACAGCGACGAGGTCATGGTGAGGGGGATGTATCGACTGCAGGTGTTTTCTCGTAAGTTTTGACGCGGCCACCCAGAGATTATCACCCCCAAAAGCGAGATGAGCGATGTTGctaagtcagactacccacttttcggcaccccccccatttcggcaccccaaaaatgcctcaaatgcctcatcaccagaacatacccctcaactttcaacatcaacaacattttctatacttatgcgaataacctcattttttcctcagagcttcttttcgaccttatgggccagtataccgaagatgaagtcaatcaggcccttgacgcaataaccaacggcatgcccattaagagggctgg includes these proteins:
- a CDS encoding Phospholipid-transporting ATPase, producing the protein MTQSRWPNGFLNRVLRRQPPADLVPKGRNIPLRLGDRGPLVDERRNGPYVSNAIRTTRYTFWDFIPRQLAYQLTRLAHAYLMTVAILQLIPGLSTTGKFTQIIPLTIFIFLIMGKEAYYDWKRYRADAAENSRPASVLRGEGSGAGGWDWVTKPWEDISVGDVVKLSRNEDVPADLVLLYASGENGLAYVDTMALDGETNLKPKQSPANLSHCSTIQGIAECHADFVIEQPNADLYRFDSTVTANGSTLSMKTDEVLYRGSTIRNTSTVIGMVVNTGEECKIRMNSKQTMKPKRPALETMTNNIVICLALYVLVISSALTGGYFSWQSSTESKAWYLSGGSVPFQEIFFGFIIMFNQVIPLSLYIGLEASKLLQASLVMSDLSIYHEPSDTPAGVNNTNNLDDLGQIGYVFTDKTGTLTENIMNLRRLSVAGISWLHLKDLGEAEASVFQSQGAGFTTDDMRNHMQTEPTSPSTISVSRFLLAMALCHTCLPETDAEGRIQYEGSSPDEVALAKAANDMGFVVTQRSSQSVTVQTPGRNGSVTTEVYRILDVIEFSSQRKRMTIIVQCPDGSLWLICKGADSILLPRLVRNSSDPAYRQATSSFSPGGADGHRQGNNGAPYIPARSSTYSAGSDGNNLGYADEYGSEDGMLLQAQQASRTGPSEPIDSFAPRSAEDDIQQCYKHVDDFAAEGLRTLIYADKVLTAGEYEEWKRLFVEAETSLTQRQERIEEVGEMIEHSLHLLGASAVEDKLQEGVPETIQKLRRANIKICMLTGDKRETAINIAHSTQICGPDSSMSILDVDEGDLELQLSNAMKKIEAAEEDTDCSGTTTAVHTALVVDGKTLGEIEQSSSQRVRQLFYALVPALDSVICCRASPSQKALLITIVTDGPPTDAKPSFLSACLGWFKRPRKPLTLAIGDGANDVAMIMTASVGVGISGREGQQAARVADLSISQFRYLGRLMLVHGRYSYHRTAMFILTTFWKEMFIFLPQALFQEDSGVTGTSLYQPTNLIFISFLTGASMIVMGTWEKDLSPATLMAIPELYTYGQKREALNMAIFLGWMGNAVIAGSVAFQIPWLGYVNSELVRDNGLFAQGTLTYVICIIWINYKILILEMHHKTKIAIWSAVGSVAGLWVYQLINTVSSAPSSTPYSVKNGLINGFGPDAVWWMTLIGTFNMLLLMELTLRSFKQNSMIRSAIYRCWPFEKKTAIGGGVRNGFRDWELRLWQEMETDPAVAKILERLS
- a CDS encoding LEM3/CDC50 family protein, encoding MAIREVRFDYTRCHEIDLYDEPELMPSENTYRHFKASSTGHPLTQWKRSNQSLTFDGITKNYTMCTIDFFLPDDLQPPVLFYYHLTEFHQNHRKYVTSLDGSQLKGKSVSRGSVKDSCFPVTSSRRDGGEEKVIYPCGAIANSIFNDTFADPQRLLGPDADQPVPYAMSRTGIASDLDKELYRPTTYPVPPGPGDNDSAVIVPPPNWAERFPRGYHSGNMFNPAEDEAFMVWMRTAASPSFAKLAMRNSDEVMVRGMYRLQVFSRKF